A stretch of DNA from Hydrogenophaga sp. SL48:
GCACCTTGGAACCGTCGTCGGAGATGACGCTGGCGTAGATGTGCAGGTTGGTGCGGTTCACGGTCAGGCGGACAGCGCCCTGCTGCGCAATGCGGATGCGCGTCTGGCGGGCACGACGGAGACGTTGCTCTTTTTTGGTCAACATGATCCTGATCCTTATTTCTTCTTGGTTTCCTTGATCGTGATCTTCTCATCCGCATAACGGATGCCCTTGCCCTTGTAGGGTTCGGGGGGGCGCACTGCACGCACCTCAGAAGCGATCTGGCCCACGCGCTGACGGTCCGATCCCTTGATCAGGATTTCGGTCGGCGTCGGGGTTTCCACCTTGATGCCGGCCGGCATATCCATCACCACAGGGTGCGAATAGCCGACCGTGAGGTTGAGCTTGGCGCCTTGGGCCTGGGCTTTGTAGCCCACACCGATCAGCGTCAGCTTCTTTTCGAAGCCTTTGCTCACACCATTGACCATGTTGTTCACCAGCTGACGCATGGTGCCGGACATGGCATTGGCTTCGCGTGATTCGTTCACCGGGGTGAACGACAGCGAACCCGCGTTGTTTTCCACCTTGACCAGCGCGTTCTGCGCCAGCGCCAAGGCACCGAGGGCACCCTTGACGTTGATCAGGTTGTCTTTGACGGCCACTTCCACCCCAGCCGGGACAGAAACGGGCAACTTTCCAATACGTGACATTTCAGTAGCTCCTCAATGCCCGCATCAGGCGACGTAACACAGGACTTCACCACCGACACCGGTGGCGCGCGCCTTGCGGTCGGTCATCACACCCTGTGGCGTGGTGACGATCGCCACACCCAGGCCGTTTTGAACCTGGGGGATGGCATTGCGACCACGATAGACGCGCA
This window harbors:
- the rplF gene encoding 50S ribosomal protein L6 — protein: MSRIGKLPVSVPAGVEVAVKDNLINVKGALGALALAQNALVKVENNAGSLSFTPVNESREANAMSGTMRQLVNNMVNGVSKGFEKKLTLIGVGYKAQAQGAKLNLTVGYSHPVVMDMPAGIKVETPTPTEILIKGSDRQRVGQIASEVRAVRPPEPYKGKGIRYADEKITIKETKKK